AGTTCATCGCTTTTGTAATGCTATCCAATGTATTCCTCGGGCCAATCGAGAAGATTAACTCCGTCATTGAGACGTATCCCAAAGGCATCGCCGGTTTCAGACGTTATCTGGAGCTGCTTGAGGCCGTACCGGATGTAGAAGACACACCACAGGCAGAACCAATTCCGGATGTGAAAGGCGATATTGCCTTCCATAACGTTACCTTTTCTTATGGTGAACATAAACCCACACTGTCTGAGGTCAACCTTAATGTTCAGGCAGGCCAGACAGTCGCTCTGGTTGGACCTTCAGGAGGGGGCAAAACGACGCTATGCAGTCTAATCCCACGTTTCTACGATGTGGATGCGGGACATATCTCCATTGATGGCATTCCAGTGAAGGACATGACGCTGGAATCACTGCGCTCCCATATCGGGATTGTGCAGCAGGATATTTTCCTGTTTGACGGAACGATTCGTGAAAATATTGCATACGGCAAGCTATTTGCTTCCGATGAAGAAATCTGGCAAGCCATTCGCCGAGCACAACTGGAAGAACTGGTACAATCCCAGCCAGATGGACTGGACACCATGATTGGTGAACGTGGCGTAAAACTCTCCGGCGGACAGAAGCAACGTCTATCCATCGCAAGAATGATCCTGAAGAACCCGCCTATTCTCATTTTGGATGAAGCCACTTCCGCACTTGATACCGAGACGGAAGCAGCCATTCAACTGGCCTTGTCCGAGCTGGCTCAGGGACGTACGACATTGGTGATTGCCCATCGACTGGCGACGATCAGACACGCCGATCGAATCGTGGTGGTGGAGAACGGTAGCGTCGCTGAACAAGGAAGCCATGAAGAACTGCTCGCGCGTAAAGGCTCGTATAGCCGACTGCATCAAGCCCAGTTTGGTTAAGTAGCATGCCCTAACAATAGCAACCATCGAAAAAACCAAATACGGAATGAAAACAACCTTCCCTCTGCAAACGAGGTGAAGGTTGTTTTATTCATTTCAGATATCCTTTGGATTTCCAGAACCGCTTCGCAAATGATTCAGCAGCGTACGGTGGCTCTCCATTCAGTAGATCTTCATTCGCTTGAATGAGCACTTGGCGTCCACGTTCCAGCAATTGAACGGCATGCAGTAACTGAGAGCCGCCAATATAATGAATTTCAAGCAACAACGGTTCTTCTTCCTCATCCTCGTTATTCTGAGCCGAGTATTCGATCAACACACTTTCCGAGCCGTCCGCATGTTGGTGCAGGGTATAATAGTATTTCTCCACCTGGGTCTCCCCTTGAGCATCCACATACTCTCTTCCAATACGTAGCATGGCTGGCTGGGGAACACCATTAAACATCTGACCTGCTTGTCGAAATGCAAAATATAACTCTCCAATCCACAGTCCGTGCCGATCATCATCATAATAATCGTCATATGGCTCCACGACAGGCAGTGCTAATAAATCATGGATCAGTTGGTGCGAAATTAAGGAACGGGCATACTGATAATTCGATACAGACTGCAACAAGTTGCTCCATCCTTGCTCGCTTAACTGCTGAATATCAGCAGGTGAGTTCTCCGAGAATACGTTCCATTCCGAATTCTCATTGTGCAGATAACGATATGATCCTGAGATCATCCAGACAGGTTTACCCGGTTGTACGATATGTTTATCAGGAGAGTTGGAACCTTGATCTGTTGGCTCCATCTTAAGCAACAATGCACAATTGTGGTCATTCTGAAAATACAGACTGCGAAAATACCCCTCCGTATGCTCATCTCCATAGACCGATACTCGGCAAAATTGCTTATCCAACCAAAATTCATAGCTGTTCAATAACTCATCCTCCTCTCTTACAGGCAACAAAGATGGATGAGTAAGACGCTCTATGTTCTCAGCGGTAATCCGATGATCTTCGAACCAATCCGGCACATCTGGCTCTGATTGTTCAGCATGAATGTACTTTCGATTGATTACAGGTTGTCCCTGCTGCAGCCTCCTTAACATTTCTTCTCGCCAAGGAAACGGCTCTGTATCTTCATCAATCACACATTCAGGAACCAATAACGTCAACATGTCAGAGCCCCGCCATGGTCCGAGATCCTCCCATTCTTCAAGCTGACGCTTCACATTACGCTGTCCTTGAACCTGAATCTTATATTGCTCGGTACTTACCAGCAATCCACCTTCTACATTCCCTCTCACTGTCAATTCTCCATGGTTATAATCCCCCCAGAACATATCCTCCACATAGAGATTACCTGTAATATATATTTCCTGCCCACCCACGATCATATAGGGCGTTATGAGATTCCCAAGTACAACCAGATTTGAACTGGCCGCGTCGGAACTTGTATTGCCAATATAACGATCCACTGTCAGATTTCCGTCAACTAAGATCAAAAAAGGTCCTTCATCCAACAACAGTTCACTGATATGAAGGTCGCCAGAATGTAACCATACTTCCTCGGTTTCAAATTCTCCGTTGTGCGCTTCATTCTGAGTGTACATCCAACTTTCCTGAGGCAACTTCGTTTGTATATCTGCAAAAGACACCTTGTGACCTATCTGATGTATGGACATGTCCTGACACTCCTCATCCAATAATATATGGATAGAATCTATCTAATCTACAGATAGGACACTACCCATTTTTATTATACTAGAGGAAATATACACCATACCATAACAAAAACCCTCACCCAAGTAGAATGAAGGTTGAACTTGTGAACGACAACAGCCCCAAGCCTATTAAATACATATATGATCTAGTCCATTCTTATCAATTTCCACCCAGAATTGCGTTTGCCCGCTCACGGAAAATTTTCGCCGCCTTCTCAGGTGTAATTTTGCCAAACAACAGCAGATCATACAACTCCCGCAGCACCGCAGTGACCTCGGGTGCACCTACAGGATCAGGCGGGTCCATCTGGCTGCTGTGATCGGCAACCCAATCAATATAATCAAACACCTGCGCCAGCTCCGGTTCAACCACCAGCTTCATCCGCTCTTTGACACGGGATGAGACAGGCACACCCCGCTCTCCTTTCAGCAACAGATTGGCATCCAAATCATTTACGAAGAAGCTGATGAACTTGGCCGCTTCCTCCTTATTCCTGGAATTGCCCGCGATGGAGAAAAACATGCCTGGCTTCAAAAACAACCCATCCTGGCTGTTTGGCCCAGGCATCGGGGATATCGTTAAGGGTTTGCCATAACGCTGAGTGGTGCTGATAAATTGGTTGGAATACCCCCAGCTAAACAAAGCCTCTCCCAGATAAAACGGGTCGTTGTCGGGTTGGCCAATGTCGGATGTCCAGATATCCGGTGCAAAAA
The window above is part of the Paenibacillus sp. 1781tsa1 genome. Proteins encoded here:
- a CDS encoding ABC transporter ATP-binding protein; this encodes MLRRFMSYYRPYKRLFILDFSCAIAVALLELAFPLAVNRVVDQLLPAGNWSMILAACVGLLGIYLLSSFFHYAVTYWGHKLGINIESDMRRELFQRVQKQSFRFFDNNKTGHLVSRMTNDLMDIGEIAHHGPEDLFIAFMTLAGAFGIMLGINWQLAVMTFIIVPLMIYLSLYFSRKMSKAFKRMFADIADYNARVENNVSGIRVVQAFANEKHEVGRFVENNERFRLTKLITYRIMAWNSSLSFILMKFVSLFVLVCGTWFVIQGSMTYGEFIAFVMLSNVFLGPIEKINSVIETYPKGIAGFRRYLELLEAVPDVEDTPQAEPIPDVKGDIAFHNVTFSYGEHKPTLSEVNLNVQAGQTVALVGPSGGGKTTLCSLIPRFYDVDAGHISIDGIPVKDMTLESLRSHIGIVQQDIFLFDGTIRENIAYGKLFASDEEIWQAIRRAQLEELVQSQPDGLDTMIGERGVKLSGGQKQRLSIARMILKNPPILILDEATSALDTETEAAIQLALSELAQGRTTLVIAHRLATIRHADRIVVVENGSVAEQGSHEELLARKGSYSRLHQAQFG